One Enterobacter asburiae genomic window, ATGCGGGCCTGGGTATCGCAAAAGCGGGCTTTGAACAGACGTCCCGGTTTATGGCGCCAGGCATCAGCTTTGAAAAGCAGATGTCGGCCATTCAGGCAAACCTTGGCCTGGCGAAGGGGGATCCCCGGCTTGAGGCGATTCGCCAGCAGGCGCGGGAGGTCAGTGCCAGGACCGGCGTACCTGCAGATACGGTCCTCCGGGCACAATCCGAACTGACTCGTTCAGGCTATGACGCCGATGGGCTGCTTGCGGCCACCGCGCCAACGGTCAACCTCAGCCTGGCGGGGAATGTCGACGCGGCAAAAGCGGCCGATATGATCGCCAGCACGCAGGCCGCGTATAGCCTGGCCGATACGGACGCGGGACGCATCGCAGATGTGCTTACGCGCGGTTCTACCTCTTCAAATACCAGCCTCGCTGAGATGGTGGCGGCCGTCACCTCCGCTGCGCCCGCTGCGGGTACATCCGGTATGGGGCTTGAAGAGACCACCGCGCTGCTGGGCGTTCTGGCGGAAAAAGGGATGAAAGGCGCCGCCGCCGGGGACGCGCTCAGCGCGATGTTGCGCCATGTTCAGACTCCGGATGCCATAAAAGCCGCGGGGGCGCTGGCTTCCGCTGCGGGTGATGGATCGCTTGATGAAAAACGCCAGCAGTTGCAGGAGGCAAAAGGCAGTACCGCGATTGCGGCGTCCGTGCAGACCGACAATCTTGACGGCGATATCAACCGATTCCAGGCCGCGTGGAACGGGTTGAAGATTGATGTATTTGATAAAGCGGATGGCGCTCTGCGCAACCTGATAACAACCGCAACCGGCTGGCTTGGCACGGCCTCTCTTTGGGTGAATGCCAACCCTGAGCTGACGCAGACCCTCGCCAGCATCGTTGTCGGCGCCCAGGCGTTCTCTGGCGTACTGGGTGGCGTAGGTACGGTTGTCGGCCCGGTTCTGACGGGCGTCAATATGGTTATTACCGCGGCCGGGATGTTGGGAACGGTATTCAGCGTGGTGGGCGGCGCCATCATGACGGTGCTGGGTGCCCTTAGCTGGCCGGTGATTGCCCTTGGCGCGGCGATTGCTGCCGGTGCCTTACTGATTTTTAAATACTGGGAGCCCATCAGCGCCTTCTTTGGCGGGGTGATGGAAGGACTTTCGACGGCTTTCGCACCGCTGGGTGCGCTGTTCTCACCGGTGATGGCGGTATTTGACGCTATCTCGGAGAAGCTGGGCGGTATCTGGCAATGGTTCACCGACTTAATCACGCCGATCAAGGCGACGCAGGAAACGCTGGATGGCTGTAAAAACGCTGGCGTGATTTTTGGTCAGGCGCTGGGCGATGCGTTAATGGCCCCGCTTGATCTCTTTAACAGCCTGAGCGGCAAGGCCAGCTGGCTACTGGAGAAACTCGGTCTTATCAAAAACGAGTCGGGCGATCTCGACGCCGCTGCGGCAAAAGCAGAAGCGGCTTCCTCTCCTGCGGGCAGCTCGTCTAGTCCAGGCGCGGGAATCTCTGGCGGCAGCCTGGGGTATCAGCCGACCATCGCTACTGGAGGACGCTCTTACGTCGATCAGAGTAAAAGCGAATATCACATCACGCTGCAGGGGGGCACGGCCTCCGGAACGGATCTGACGCGTCAAATCCGGGAGGAAATCGAAAACAGTGAACGTGATAAAGCGAGACAGCGGCAATCCAGCTTTATGTATGTTTGAGGAGAGAGAAAATGTTAATGGTGCTGGGTCTGTTTGTCTTTGAACGACGAACCTTACCGTATCAGTCAATGATATTCACAAAAGACTACCGCTGGGCATCCAGCGCTCGCATCGGGAAACCCAAAGCCTGGCAGTACCTTGGCGAAGGGGAGACATCCTTTAGCCTCTCCGGCTTACTCTACCCGGAACTCACGGGAGGGCGGCTTTCTCTCAAGGCGGTTGAGCTGATGGCGAATGAGGGGCGGGCATGGCCGTTGATAGACGGTACCGGCATCATTCACGGCATGTTTGTCATTGAGAAAGTCACACATACGCATTCGGATTTTTACAGTGACGGTACCGCCCGAAAAATTAATTTTACCCTGTCGCTAAAACGCGTGGACGAATCACTGATGGCGACGTTTGGCGACCTGCGAACGCAGGCCACAGAGCTGGTGGAAAGCGCACGCAATAGCATTGGAGGGCTGGTGGGATGATCGCCGAAATGAATATCCGGGCGGGTGGGAAAATCGCCCCTGATTTTATGCTTAAGCTTGACGATCGTGATATCACGCAAAATTTCAGCCATCGTCTTATCAGCCTGACCATGACCGACAAACGGGGGCTGGAAGCCGATCAGCTGAATATTCAACTGGATGATTCCGATGGGCTGCTGGACTTGCCTGCCCGGGGGGCAAGGCTGTCCTTATGGCTGGGATGGGAGGGAACCCCGCTCGAGGAGAAAGGGGACTTTACGATTGATGAGATTGAATTCCGGGGCGCGCCGGACACGCTGACCATCCGGGGATGCAGCGCAGATTTTCGTGGAAAGCTAAACGTGCGGCGCGAACAGTCGTGGCATGATACGACGATTGGCGCGATAGTCGATACCATCGCTCAGCGTAACCAGTTGACCGCCAGCGTCACGGCAGGGCTTGCATCCATCGCCATCTCTCATATTGACCAGTCTCAGGAGACAGACGCGGCGTTTCTCGCCCGCCTTGCCGAACGTAATGGTGCATTTGTTTCAATCAAAGCCGGGAAGATTATCTTTATGAAAGCGGGTCAGGCTGTGACGGCCAGCGGCACCCCGCTTTCCTTAATGGTGATTGAGCGTGGGGATGGCGATAAGCATCTTTTTTCCGTCACTGACCGTGAAAACTATTCCGGCGTAACGACCAAATGGCTGCAAACGCGCGACCCTAAACAACAAAATCCTCAATTGAGTATTTTTCGTCAGCCCAAAGGGCAGCAGACAGAAGCACTGCAGCACCCGGATGCCGCCGCACCGGTAGCGGAAGCAGGAGGCAAGGAGCAGAAACCGCAAGAGAGGCTGGTGGGATCGGCGGAAAACGTATTTGAGCTCACTACGGTTTATGCTTCTGAAGAGCAGGCGCTCAGGGCCGCAGAGGCGAAGTGGCGCGCACTTCAGCGGGGAACCGTGAAGTTTTCCATCCAGCTTGCGCTGGGACGCGCCGATCTGTTCCCCGAAACGCCGGTGCTGGTAAACGGTTTTAAACGCGTCATTGACGAGCAGGCGTGGATCATCGGAGAGGTGGTGCATACCCTCAACGACAGCGGATTTACCACGCAGCTTAAGCTTGAGCTGAACGTCACCGACGAAAAATTTACTGTTGATAGTGAGTAATGTAGTTGCTATTGGTTTTATTTTGGGTATCATTGATTCACAAAATGTGAATCAAGTGGGGGGGGTACATGTTCCATTGTCCTAAGTGCAAGCACTCTGCGCATGCGCGTACCAGTCGCTATCTAAGTGAAAATACCAAAGAGCGCTATCACCAGTGCACCAATGTGGACTGCAGCTGTACGTTCGTGACGATGGAGTCCGTGGAGCGCCTGATTGCGACTCCCGGTGCGTCTGAGCGTGCCCGAACGGCTTCGCTGAACCACGGTTAGCGGCTGCGTCATCGGCTCAAAAAAGCCAATAAAAAAGCCACTCAGTCGAGTGGCTTAATCATATGATTCTAAAACTAAAATCTGGTGGCCCCTGCTGGACTTGAACCAGCGACCTGGCGATTATGAGTCCCAATTTAAAGTCTTATAAAATAATAGGTTAGATTTTAAATGGGTTGTTGCATCGAATAATTTCAAATATGAAAGCATAGTGAATAGGTCTGCTGCCGTTTTGCTGCCAATGATGCCTATAAAAAATGATAATCGCCATTCAAGAGGTAGAGGGCTAAACCAATCATAAAGGAGCCGAACTGAATCGCCACAGGTTTAACAGACACCTCAGAGTCATTTAAGATGACTTAAAGAGAGGTGCATATGAGCAGTAAGCGTTATCCTGAAGAGTTTAAAATTGAAGCCGTCAAGCAGGTTGTTGATCGTGGCCATTCTGTTTCCAGTGTCGCAACACGTCTCGATATCACTACCCACAGTCTTTATGCCTGGATAAAGAAATACGGGCCGGACTCTTCCACCAACAAAGAGCAGTCAGATGCTCAGGCCGAGATCCGCCGACTCCAGAAGGAGCTGAAGCGGGTTACTGACGAACGGGACATATTAAAAAAAGCCGCGGCGTACTTCGCAAAGCTGTCCGACTGAGGTACGCCTTTATCCGTGACAACTCCTGTTGTTGGCCTGTTCGTCTGCTCTGTCGGGTGCTGAATGTTCATCCGAGTGGGTTTTACACCTGGCTTCAGCAGCCGCATTCACCACGGCATCAGGCGGATCTCAGACTGACAGGACAAATCAAACAGTTCTGGCTGGAGTCCGGTTGCGCTTATGGCTATCGCAAGATCCATCTCGACTTGCGAGATAGCGGGCAACAATGTGGGATTAACAGGGTCTGGCGGCTGATGAAGCGTGCCGGGATAAAGGCTCAGGTCGGGTATCGAAGCCCACGAACGCGTAAAGGTGAAGCCAGTATCGTGACACCCAACAGACTCCAGCGGCAGTTCAACCCGGAAGCACCGGATGAACGTTGGGTAACGGACATAACTTACATCCGAACCCACGAAGGCTGGCTGTATCTGGCCGTAGTTGTTGACCTGTTCTCGCGCAAAGTTATCGGCTGGTCAATGCAACCCCGGATGACAAAAGATATTGTTCTGAATGCGCTTTTGATGGCCGTGTGGCGACGTAATCCCCAAAAACAGGTGCTGGTTCATTCTGATCAAGGTAGTCAGTACACAAGCCATGAGTGGCAGTCGTTCCTGAAATCACACGGTCTGGAGGGCAGTATGAGCCGTCGTGGTAACTGTCACGACAACGCAGTTGCAGAAAGCTTTTTCCAGCTACTGAAGCGTGAACGGATAAAGAAAAAGATCTACGCAACACGGGAAGAAGCACGCAGCGATATTATTGATTACATCGAAATGTTTTATAACAGTAAACGTCGGCATGGTTCGAGTGCTCAGATGCCTCCGACGGAATATGAAAATCAATATTATCAACGGCTCGGAAGTGTCTAGATTATCCGTGGCGATTCACTGGGACTGGCTGTTGCCGTCACCTATCTGAACAGGGCTGTTAGGGCCATTGAAATTAAAAACATTGTTTGAACTGGACTTATCTGTTTTCATTTTTTCTACACCCACCTCGCTAACGATCATTTCCTGCATAAATTGTATGTGACGGGACACGTCGATCTTGGGGGGGAAAGTTATTCCATCACCACGCAGAATGCGGTCAGTTTCCGCCATCCTGTCATAAACCCTGACAACCATTCCGCAGAACATTTCACCCATATCTGAAAGGGCATCTTCCACGGATAATCCGCACTCGTTGGCGAGTACACGCGTTTTTTCGATGAGCACAAGACTCCGGTGCTTGATGTAGGGATCAATAAAATCTCCCCAGAAAACGTCCCTGACAGAGTCGCAAAATGCGACGCCCTGGTAGCTAATGTCTGGCTTATTGAAACGGGGGATTATTAGCGTAAGATCCGTTTTAAGAAAACGCCACTTGTTGATCAGCTGAAAAAGCTCATCCTGGGTTTCTGTGACCATGCGAGTAAGACGTGGATTGAGAGGTGAAATGCGTCGTTCTGAGTTCATTCAATAGGCTCCCAAAGTTTATACAGAAACTAGCAAACAGGGCCTGAAATGCAACCCCACTACTTATATGGTAAATAATTGTTATCTCTATTCTGCTACCTTCCACGGGGAGTCATCAACCACAGTAACCACTACAACATAACTGCTGGTGGCTTGGATTCGGACGGGCTGCTAAGGGGTATCAAACAGGAGTATTCAGAGGATATCCATCAGGCATTGAATATGAACAAGACCGACAAATTTTAGGTTATAAATATGATGATTCTCTTGCTATGAATTTAGAAGCATTTACATAATTGAATCAAAAAAAAGATTATCTATGCCATGTAAAATAACAAGGGTTTTTGCAAGTCATTGAACGTTAATTTAAAATAAAAAGATAGGCTAAATAGATCGCTTGTTTTAGCCTACCTTTCAAAATAATAAAGGCAATAATTTAGAGTTCGCGCTTTATTTCAAATTCTTTATACAGTGCCTTCTTCTTTTTTTGCGTAGCCTTGATTAATGGTGTATATACCGAATGGTAATAGTCTTCTGCCCTTCTTTTTAATCTGCATGCAACTTCATCAAGTAAATGATGCTCTAAAATAAAACTTGCAAGATTTACCTTGTATCTTTTCAAGTTTAATTTTTTAGCAATCGGGGTGGTAACAATTGAATATTCATATCTTTCAATTTCGGCTTTGTCGAAATCAATATTCGCTGCTTCAAGTATTGGGTCATCAACAGACTCACTGTAGAATCGAGGGCCACCAGTCATAATATATAACACATCGAGCCCAAACTCGTGAGATATTACATCCACCTCTTGCCAGGCTAATTGGTTATTTTTAGTAGGTTCGGCATATATATTCATGTCCCTCGCTTTCTGTAATATAAGTTCACATACAGTTTCAAGGTCAGAGTTTGCAATGTCTGCTAAACCTAGCTTTTCAAATAATTTTATTGAAATTTGTTCCTGGAACGTATCTTTATCAATGTAATGTAGAAAGTTCAGCACATTATCAAATTTGTCATTTGATGTTAAGCTTTCTGAAATTGATTCATAAAACTTGAGTTTTATTTCTTTTGGAAGATTGCTGATAGTATAGGCAGCATGGTACTCCTGCACTGACTTGTGTAAGTAAACAAAGCGGTCAAGACCATCTTGCTGTATTAAACAAGTAATGTTAATTATGTCATCGACAAAACACTCACACTCTCTTGTATCAATGCTTGCCGCGTTCAGTGCTTTTCTTGCATATTTAGTTAATGTTTTCGTATCGAACTCAAATACTTCATCTTTCATGGAAAAGTAACATAGAGCAGAAAAACACCAAAGGGAATCATCAGTATTTAAGGATGATTTTCGTTCTCTGGCCCATGACTTCATTCTGTCATGCTTCAAGTATAGTGTTATATAAAGCTTATTATAAAACTCTACAACGTTACTTGGTAATTCATCCCAGTACGGGTAGCATACATATAAAAGGTTGATAAGGATTGGAGTTTTAAGTGTTTCTTTAAGTTGAGCGTTGTCGCTAATTACACTAGATATTTCATTATATTCTGTTTCATTGGAAAGAACTTTTAATATACCGAGTTGGCTTGCTTCATCTAATTCTTTCACCATAAGGTTACTAATAGATGTTTCTCTGCATATTTCAGTTTCAGGCCGACTGGTAACTATAACTGGACAGTTATACCTGACGTTTAATTCTTTTATTTGAGATAAAACTTCAAGTCTTGAACTAGCTTTAACCTCATCAAAGCCATCAAGCATCAAAACAATTTTACCCGACTGAAGCAAAAGCTCTACATGATTTTCTTTACGATTAATGTCAATCCCAAGTGATTCAATAGTAAGCTTGAAGAACTCTAAAATTGTTCCCTTTTCTATCCTTCTAAGTTCGAGGAAAAAGGGTATTCTGTTGCCAGAGTTTATTTCATTTTGGAATAGCTTTCTTAATATGGTGCTTTTACCTTGTCCTGCAATACCAATGATGTTTACTATGCGGGAATGCGATATAATACAGTCATCGTTTATAGTTATATTATCATCATTTGCAATGTTTGTTATTGTTAGGGGGAAGTATATTTCATCGAGCAAAATATCATGCTCACGCTGGTGAAGTGTTCGCATGCGGAGAGCATTAGAAACGTGTTTCTCAATATACTTTGATCGTATTTCAGGATGATCAAGCTGTTCTACGATTCCTATACTCTCCTCAGTTCCTCTCAACCAGTTGGAAGAAAGGAGTTTTTCAGTCATTACTTTAACAGCTTCTCCAGCACCACTAACTAATATTTGAGATAATAACGGATCCATAACTAATCACTCATCATTACGTTTTTTATTAACTTATCTCAAAAAAGGGAGATTATGAAATGCTTTTAACAAAAACAGCTTATGCCCGTCATTGTGGGGTTAGCCGCCAGACAGTTTATGACTGGGTAGCCAAGGGTGAAGTAGTGATGTCCGGTGGCAAGATTGATGTGGAAGCGACGGAAAGACGTTCGGCAGGTGATGAATCCCCCTCAAGCAACGACAGGCTTACCATGAGCGCCAAAGAGCTAATTAATTGGGTTCATACTCATGATGGTAAATACCCACCAGCTCAAAGCCAGGATGAAGCGAGGCAACTGGTAGCAACGGCTGTAAAGCTCATCGCTTATGACATTGAATTTATATCTGATGACGAGGATGAGGAAGAAACCGCTGTCAGGATCTCTTTCGATGATTGTGAGCATATTTTCCGGGGATTTCACCAGCTGGATGAGGCGATGTATTTTATCAGGGATTATTTTTATGCCGAGTGCCTTACTGCTGATTTGCGTGGCATTGGCAGGAGTGAGGAACTGGACCCTGAAGGAGTCATTATAACGATGGAAAGATTGAAGGCTTTGTGCACGCCACTGGAAACGGACGAGGCCCGCCATAAGCGTTTTTATGGTGAAGGTGACTAAGACCGTTCTGGACAGACCTTCCTACATCTGGACTGCTACAGAAGGGAGTGTTACCCCTTCCTTGAGACCTTGCCGTAGCTGGCCCAATGTGAAAGTGTAAGAACAAAATATACAGAAATATTAAGGTTTGAAGCGACCACCTAACCGAAAAGTGTCAAGTTGGTATGCTAAGAAATGCTATGGTTTGTTGCGCAAAAATGGAAAGTGTAAACTACGCTGAAAGCCGCATGAATTCAGGGCTTAGTGGAAAAGTGTAAAGTGGCGATGTTAAGGAATGTTAAGGTTTTAGCGGAGAAAAAAGCAGAAAATGTGTGGTAACTAGGCTGATCTATGGCTATGGCCTATGAGCCAGGCTGGTCTGATGCTCCTGCTACCCCCACAAAGGCAGGATGAGTGGGGGAACGGAGCAGGGGAGTCTAAGTTACAGTTGCCTCAGTCAGTCAAATACATATTAATTTAAGATAACTTCTTTGCTTTTTTCATCGCATTCTCTGCGATTTCAATAATTTCCTTAACTAATGAGTCAAGATTTGCTAATGAGCATACAAGTATTTGTGAGAAATATTCTGGAAAGTGTTGATGTGGGCGGTTCGCTAAGTCTAGGATTCTCTCCATTGGGAGAGTATGGCTATGTTCACCATGTTTTTCCCTGAGAACATTTATGACGCTTAATTGTGAAGAACCTAAAAAATAATCATAAGCAGCAAATCTTTTCGCCCTATGAATTCCGAATCCTGGTGTGTGTTGATTTTCCATAATTACATAGGGAACGTTTTGAGCTATATCATCTAATTCTTGTGACTCTCTGATTTTCTGAACAGAAAAATCGTCATGAGTGACGAATAGTTCGGAAGTTGTTAACAGTATAGGCACAAAGAAAAATGGGATGTTATCTTCTGGATGTGAATGAATACAGTGTGAAATGTTTTGTATCATAACATCTGGTAAAGCATATGCTAACTGAGAGAGTCCATGCTTCAATTCATTGTCGTATACATTGCCGTTGCTTGTGTCAATTTCTAAGCCTTTAACAACGAAATCAATTTTTTCATCAAGGGCATACGTCGAATCCGTAGGCACAATCATACGAGTAAAATTATCGACCGTTCGTAAAGTATAACCTAGGGTATGAGAACTGAAATCCGGAATGTTTGGGTCTCTCATGAATAGCCATTTGTTTTTATCATGCCTTTGCTTACACTCTATTAGGAATATTAAATGAAATGTGCATTCTTCATTCCAATAACTGCCATGTAGATCAATAGAGAAATCTTTTAAAATCCCAGCGTCGTCACGTGAATAAGTAAATTCATTTTGAACAGCAATATCTAAGTCTGCTAATTTTCTAGAGACTAGATATTCAAGAGGGAAACTAGATGATATTAGTTTTTCTTTCCATTTCTTATTTTCTGACATTTTAGTTCCTTAAGTGCTAGTGCTTCAAAACTTACATTTTATACCTAACTGAATTTTTTTGATTACTTTTTATCAAGCAACTGTAGGTGTCATCGGTAACTTTACCCTGATGGATACGAGTGAACTCGGCATTCTGGTTGAGGAATACGATCCTCGCTCTATCGGGCAGATAGAGTTGCTTTAACTGTAAAAAGATAAAACCCGCCAAAAGCGGGTTCTTATCATTCTGTTGGCGGCTGAGGCAGCGGCATCCAGTGAGTCACATCATATGACGAATACTGTGTGTTTCCGCTGATTCTGAGATTTCTGAAGCCATCCATCGGCCAGTATTCAGCAACCCCCACTCCTTTATCGGTTGCCACCAAAAAAAGGGCAAATTGAATTTTTGGAGTGGGTTTTTGCTCTTCCATCGCGATCCATTTCATTCTGTGCATCCTCTGAGTTAATAGTTACATCAGTTTCGCACAGCAAAGGTGAAAGATATTTGATTTGTATGGCTATTGATTAACCATAAAACACTATGAATCCCGTTACACAGTATCCCCGGAGTATCCCCGAGAAAAGCAAAAGGGCCGACGATTTCTCGCCAGCCCTTGCTGTGTCTGGTGGCCCCTGCTGGACTTGAACCAGCGACCAAGCGATTATGAGTCGCCTGCTCTAACCACTGAGCTAAGGGGCCGTGGCGGTGAATTATAAAGTAACTCCCTGCAGCAATCCAGCCATTCACACCTGCCTGCTGTTTTTATAAACAACGCATAATCAATCCTTTATACTTCCCTGACGATGTATCGAGCGGGAGTAAAGATGATCAACGATATTCTGGCCCCGGGCCTGCGGGTGGTGTTCTGTGGAATCAACCCGGGTAAGTCCTCGGCGCACACCGGTTTTCACTTCGCCCATCCGGGCAATCGCTTCTGGAAGGTGATCTACCAGGCCGGGTTTACCGACAGGCTACTGAAGCCCGAAGAGGAGCAGCATCTGCTGGACACGCGCTGCGGGATCACCATGCTGGTCGAGCGGCCGACGGTACAGGCGAGTGAGGTCAACCTGCATGAGCTGCGCAGCGGCGGGCGGGAACTGATCAAGAAGATAGAGGATTATCAGCCGGCCGCGCTGGCGATCCTCGGCAAGCAGGCCTACGAGCAGGCTTTTAGCCAGCGCGGGGCTAAGTGGGGCAAGCAGAGCATCATGATTGGCGTTACGCAGGTATGGGTGCTGCCAAATCCGAGCGGGCTCAACAGGGCAACGCTGGATAAGCTGGTAGAGGCGTATCGGGAGCTGGATGAGGCGCTGATGGTGCGGGGGCTGTAATCCTCTGCGGCCTGATGCCCTCACCCTGGCCCTCTCCCACAGGGAGAGGGAATAAAAAAAAAAAGCTCCCGATTGGGAGCTTTTTGCTGTTTACCTGGATTAATCGTCCAGGAAGCTACGCAGCACTTCAGAGCGGCTTGGATGACGCAGCTTACGCAGCGCCTTCGCTTCGATCTGACGGATACGTTCACGGGTAACGTCGAACTGTTTACCCACTTCTTCCAGCGTGTGGTCGGTGTTCATATCGATACCGAAACGCATACGCAGGACTTTCGCTTCACGAGCGGTCAGGCCAGCCAGAACGTCGTGTGTCGCGGCACGCAGGCTCTCGGTGGTCGCAGAGTCCAGCGGCAGCTCGAGGGTGGTATCCTCGATGAAATCACCCAGATGCGAATCTTCATCATCACCGATAGGTGTTTCCATGGAGATTGGCTCTTTGGCGATCTTCAGCACTTTACGGATCTTGTCTTCCGGCATCAGCATGCGCTCGGCCAGCTCTTCCGGCGTCGGCTCGCGGCCCATCTCCTGCAGCATCTGGCGGGAAATACGGTTGAGCTTGTTGATGGTCTCAATCATATGCACCGGAATACGGATGGTGCGCGCCTGATCCGCGATAGAGCGGGTGATAGCCTGACGGATCCACCAGGTTGCGTATGTGGAGAACTTGTAACCACGACGGTATTCAAACTTATCTACCGCTTTCATCAGACCGATGTTGCCTTCCTGAATCAGATCCAGGAACTGCAGACCACGGTTGGTGTATTTCTTGGCGATAGAGATAACCAGACGTAAGTTCGCTTCAACCATCTCTTTCTTCGCACGGCGGGCTTTCGCTTCACCGATGGACATACGACGGTTGATGTCTTTAACCTGCTCGATGGTCAGGCCGGTCTCTTCTTCGATCTGCTGCAGCTTCTGCAGACCACGATAGACATCGTCCTTCACGTCGTGCAGTTTTTCAGACCACGGCTTGTTCATCGCGATAGCCGCGTTGAACCAGGTTTCGCTGGTTTCGTTACCGGTGAAGAGGGTGATGAAGTTCTTCTTCGGCATTTTGCACTGCTCAACGCACAGCTTCATGATGATGCGTTCCTGGGTGCGTACGCGATCCATCATCACGCGCATGCTGTTTACCAAGTAGTCGAACTGTTTTGGCACCAGGCGGAACTGTTTGAATACCTCAGACAGTTTCAGGATCTCTTCCTGAGCGGCGGCATGGCTGCGGCCTTTCGCTTTGATGGTGTCACGCGTCACTTCGTACTGGGTACGCAGCTCGGCAAACTTCTCACGCGCCAGTTCCGGGTCGATGCTGTTGTCATCGTCCGCGGTGTCGTCGTCGCTCTCTTCCTCATCTTCGTCTTCGTCATCATCCATCTCTTCCTGAGACAGTTCAGAACCGACGTGAGTGGCGGTAGGCGCCATATCTTCTTCAGCGTTCGGGTCGACAAAACCGGTGATCAGGTCAGACAGGCGCGCTTCTTCCGCTTCAACGCGATCGTACTGCTCCAGCAGATAGGTGATCGCTTCCGGGTACTCGGCAACGGAGCACTGAACCTGGTTGATCCCGTCTTCGATGCGTTTTGCGATGTCAATTTCGCCTTCGCGGGTCAACAGTTCAACGGTACCCATTTCGCGCATGTACATGCGGACCGGGTCAGTGGTACGCCCGATTTCAGATTCCACGCTGGACAGTACCTGTGCAGCAGCTTCTTCCGCATCTTCGTCAGTGTTGTTGGAGGTTTCAGCCAGCAACAGATCATCGGCATCCGGTGCTTCTTCCATCACCTGAATGCCCATGTCATTGATCATTTGGATGATATCTTCGATTTGATCTGAATCGACGATATCTTCCGGCAGATGGTCATTGAC contains:
- a CDS encoding NACHT domain-containing protein encodes the protein MDPLLSQILVSGAGEAVKVMTEKLLSSNWLRGTEESIGIVEQLDHPEIRSKYIEKHVSNALRMRTLHQREHDILLDEIYFPLTITNIANDDNITINDDCIISHSRIVNIIGIAGQGKSTILRKLFQNEINSGNRIPFFLELRRIEKGTILEFFKLTIESLGIDINRKENHVELLLQSGKIVLMLDGFDEVKASSRLEVLSQIKELNVRYNCPVIVTSRPETEICRETSISNLMVKELDEASQLGILKVLSNETEYNEISSVISDNAQLKETLKTPILINLLYVCYPYWDELPSNVVEFYNKLYITLYLKHDRMKSWARERKSSLNTDDSLWCFSALCYFSMKDEVFEFDTKTLTKYARKALNAASIDTRECECFVDDIINITCLIQQDGLDRFVYLHKSVQEYHAAYTISNLPKEIKLKFYESISESLTSNDKFDNVLNFLHYIDKDTFQEQISIKLFEKLGLADIANSDLETVCELILQKARDMNIYAEPTKNNQLAWQEVDVISHEFGLDVLYIMTGGPRFYSESVDDPILEAANIDFDKAEIERYEYSIVTTPIAKKLNLKRYKVNLASFILEHHLLDEVACRLKRRAEDYYHSVYTPLIKATQKKKKALYKEFEIKREL
- a CDS encoding IS3 family transposase (programmed frameshift); translated protein: MSSKRYPEEFKIEAVKQVVDRGHSVSSVATRLDITTHSLYAWIKKYGPDSSTNKEQSDAQAEIRRLQKELKRVTDERDIFKKSRGVLRKAVRLRYAFIRDNSCCWPVRLLCRVLNVHPSGFYTWLQQPHSPRHQADLRLTGQIKQFWLESGCAYGYRKIHLDLRDSGQQCGINRVWRLMKRAGIKAQVGYRSPRTRKGEASIVTPNRLQRQFNPEAPDERWVTDITYIRTHEGWLYLAVVVDLFSRKVIGWSMQPRMTKDIVLNALLMAVWRRNPQKQVLVHSDQGSQYTSHEWQSFLKSHGLEGSMSRRGNCHDNAVAESFFQLLKRERIKKKIYATREEARSDIIDYIEMFYNSKRRHGSSAQMPPTEYENQYYQRLGSV
- a CDS encoding phage tail protein encodes the protein MLMVLGLFVFERRTLPYQSMIFTKDYRWASSARIGKPKAWQYLGEGETSFSLSGLLYPELTGGRLSLKAVELMANEGRAWPLIDGTGIIHGMFVIEKVTHTHSDFYSDGTARKINFTLSLKRVDESLMATFGDLRTQATELVESARNSIGGLVG
- a CDS encoding ogr/Delta-like zinc finger family protein: MFHCPKCKHSAHARTSRYLSENTKERYHQCTNVDCSCTFVTMESVERLIATPGASERARTASLNHG
- a CDS encoding phage late control D family protein, which translates into the protein MIAEMNIRAGGKIAPDFMLKLDDRDITQNFSHRLISLTMTDKRGLEADQLNIQLDDSDGLLDLPARGARLSLWLGWEGTPLEEKGDFTIDEIEFRGAPDTLTIRGCSADFRGKLNVRREQSWHDTTIGAIVDTIAQRNQLTASVTAGLASIAISHIDQSQETDAAFLARLAERNGAFVSIKAGKIIFMKAGQAVTASGTPLSLMVIERGDGDKHLFSVTDRENYSGVTTKWLQTRDPKQQNPQLSIFRQPKGQQTEALQHPDAAAPVAEAGGKEQKPQERLVGSAENVFELTTVYASEEQALRAAEAKWRALQRGTVKFSIQLALGRADLFPETPVLVNGFKRVIDEQAWIIGEVVHTLNDSGFTTQLKLELNVTDEKFTVDSE
- a CDS encoding phage tail tape measure protein codes for the protein MSNNVSLQELLKAVDRATRPLNALQNASLTLASDIREAQTALGALDEQAGRINGFRKANAQLAVTEQSLAQAKQQAAALAVQLKNTQNPTQAQADALTAARKSAADLKLEYNSLRYSVQRQRTELAQAGVNTRTLSSDERRLRTHISEKTQQLNRQRDALARVNQQQERLSTVQNRYESGKRVTARVGQLANAGLGIAKAGFEQTSRFMAPGISFEKQMSAIQANLGLAKGDPRLEAIRQQAREVSARTGVPADTVLRAQSELTRSGYDADGLLAATAPTVNLSLAGNVDAAKAADMIASTQAAYSLADTDAGRIADVLTRGSTSSNTSLAEMVAAVTSAAPAAGTSGMGLEETTALLGVLAEKGMKGAAAGDALSAMLRHVQTPDAIKAAGALASAAGDGSLDEKRQQLQEAKGSTAIAASVQTDNLDGDINRFQAAWNGLKIDVFDKADGALRNLITTATGWLGTASLWVNANPELTQTLASIVVGAQAFSGVLGGVGTVVGPVLTGVNMVITAAGMLGTVFSVVGGAIMTVLGALSWPVIALGAAIAAGALLIFKYWEPISAFFGGVMEGLSTAFAPLGALFSPVMAVFDAISEKLGGIWQWFTDLITPIKATQETLDGCKNAGVIFGQALGDALMAPLDLFNSLSGKASWLLEKLGLIKNESGDLDAAAAKAEAASSPAGSSSSPGAGISGGSLGYQPTIATGGRSYVDQSKSEYHITLQGGTASGTDLTRQIREEIENSERDKARQRQSSFMYV